AGTTGGAAAAAATTTCCTGAGATTTAGTACACGACGTCATACGTTTATAGAGTCATTATGCTGTTGACCAATtccattttgtttttgtgttcCATATCGACAACAATTACGAAAGTTGTAACAACattaatttaggtaaatattttcaCGTTGTATTTTCTTTAAAAGCATTTATAACCTTATTGTACCTTTTTCTCATATTTTAGAGAGTTGAATCATATGTTTCCATCCACGCGTGacacaaaatttatcaattattgctTCAACATTTACACTGGTGTTTGCTGCATGAATATACTTAACACTTATACTTGGAAAAAAGCTAAGCCTTTACTTCCAGTGTTCCGATCATCTGAGTGTGTCATTTATAGATAAAGGTAAGCAACAAAAAATCTCCAGTAGGTACacgcataaaaataaatataaacatttctatTTCTGTCGCCGGAGTTCTAAGTTTTCGAGATGACATAATTTTCGctacctacaataaattatagtaaccCCGGGCACGTTTGTTAGGTGATATTCTACCTTCtgttataaaaaggtgggtaagtggatgtcgctctgctgtacagtaggttacaagtgggccactgtacaAAGGAATCAaaggatagtattaaatttaaattcaatgatataatatcactgtatgagaaaaacgattctgagcggagacggtatgttagtctaggtataagatatattgtatacttatctatagtattaaaaaaaaaaaactaaccaataataggtatctataataaattccaatcataacaaaattatatccattaggtacttataaagcattatacattaacaacaaatcgtggtactatcatagatatataatagtatactttagaagtttcaagtacccacgaataatattatacaatcacaacaaaataactaaaatagttattccaggttttttaatatgtaatttcgtccgaaTTCGAGcctaaatgactataaaaataaactgtgcttatgtatttttagattttttggtaacagaattaactactacgtggaatcttgtttgaaattttcaatccttatgtataaaagttgaacattttatatatttttaactaccaaataattattcaattttaaatttgataaatgttgtcaaaattctatctttaaatccttataaagaaaaattgtgcctatgtatttttaatatttttcaactgctattgtaacaatatatcaggagccttgtaataattgtttacactttttcgcccaacagataaaactttattgatatttatagaacaaaatactaaaaaaattgaaaactgacaatgtccgtaaacagctcaaaaagagtcaaattattttcaaaattttatcgtatatagaaaatactaatataaacattcagtgaaattttcaagtatctaccgtcatttgttttttaattacaacaaaataagaaaatcgttacgtgagaaatcgagtgaatatcaaatgttgtaaaaatatgaatttcaaacgctcataaaaatttaacttgacttgcttgtagaaattttttttaaaaaaggtagacaaacttatgaggagtcttgtattacattttcaaatcttagatttaaaaagaaaatttttcatgaatttctaactaaaaataatttgcaaattttcgtcatttttacgtattatgtcaatatttgaactatagatgcttataaaaaaaattgtgaccatggatttttaatttttttttatctgcctttgaaaaaatataataagaaccttctattaagttttcaagcttttttaaccaacaaataacattttattgatatttatagaaaaataaaactaaataatatggaaattgaaaatgtccgtaaacagctcaaaacaaatcaaaatatttggaaaatattatggtgtatagaaaatgctaatatacacattcaatcaaaattttatgcacctacggtcatttgttttagagttgtaccaataaccaaaatcaattttctcgaaaacagattttgcgtaaaaattcccgtttttccttaatttttgatttgtttttcacggcgcttatgaaaactactgggaaatttttacttttgaccccttcaaagtaccaactagattcactttcctatcagaaaaggtactgttgaagaaaatccaagcacttttactgtcctaaaaggtgatgacagacacaaaaaaaaatttaaaaaaaaaaaaaaaaaaaaaaaggtgggtaagtggatgtcgctcttctgtacagaaggttacaagtgggtcactgtataatggatagttttaaatttgaattcaatgatataatatcactgtataagaaaaacgattctgagcggagacagtttgtcagtctaggtattagacatacctattataggtatacttatctatagtattaaaaaaaaaattgacatataataggtattaataataaattccaaattaatcatatcacaatatccatcaggtaacgcgttatacatcaacaacaaaccgtggtactatcatagatatataatagtataggtactttagaagtttcaagtacccacaaataatatacaatcattacaatcacaacaaaataactaaaatagttaatccatgttttttaatatgtaatttcgtccaaatttgaacttaaaattactataaaaataaactgtgcttatgtatttcttagaattttcggtaacagaattaaatatttacgtggaatcttgttttaaattttcaatccttagatataaaagttaaacattttataaatgtttaactataaaataattattcaattttaaatttgataaattttgtcaaaattttaacttcaaatgcttataaaaaaaaattgtgctttataattatttaattacagatttataaataaatgtataacttaaatTGAGCCGTCATATTCTATtgccaattaaaatattaggtgaGATTGAGTTTCTACTATTAAaaaagtaggtatgtattattcttagggccagttgtacagTCTGTGATTAAAGTTAATCATCAaaggttaaatatctgttattagCTGATTAAGCGTAATCGGAGTTTAATCACAGActgtacaactggcccttataCTAACAAAAACCAATTGctggtattttattttgaaattggcTTATATAGTTAATTCTAAACGTTAATTTtggaacacacacacacacactcattgaagtaaaataaagttaaaatttatcaaaattattaaaaaatttcaaaataagtcaacatttttactcaaaactAGTAGGGGTTCGacaaaatagttaattataatagcattttctatacttgataacaaTGACAAAAACCAGTTTTAGATGTTGAACTGTGTTCATAATGTGCCAGGAGAATAGATACAGTAAGTACCTACGCCCTACATAGTTAGGTTACATTTACaatcaataaaagaaaaattattaaataatacactaatcacattataacaaatttattttacaacattaaGCTTAAGcagcataatatttaactagttaatataaaacacaaattattgaataaattattattgttctgaaataatacataaatgtgtCTTGACGGAGATGaagaattttttctaatttactGCCACAGGAGactagaaattaatattttataaaaattattattaatattattgaacataaaatacaatattttgattactaatgaaataaaatagaaagaaattatctaatttataatttaaaaatattaccttaaaAGTCCAAATGCAGGGCCACCAACCTCTGGTCCTTTTTGGAAACctttaaaatgtcataataataagtacctaattaatatatttatttctattaatttatagatGTGATAGGTagtaacaaacataatattatattaatgaaaatatattataatattaaggtaggtaggtaggaatCCATTATCCATTTACCAAGCAactcttgaaaaaaaaataactacctatattttaaccttaacattaaatttttattctccttattattgaacattaaggggtactataaaatttaatgaaacatcAAGACAATAGttgaatgcatattataattaaaaatgtaatgatttgtACTATAAAAACAACATACCCATGTATATAACAAATGGAATAAAGGCGATATGGTAAGAAGTTTTTACAAACTCGGTGACTGACTCCATTCGAGATTTTATTCCTGGTTTTAATAATCccattttcgtttattttaaaatatttcggatttttcttttttagtatttaaaatgttattgtaaaaatataagcaCTAATATCTAGAAGCAATGTAGAATGAAGATTCAATTAtggttattgatttataatttcaagACTCGAgtgttgtaagttgtaaccacgattaaattataataatatgatgtttgttACTATAATATCGTTCTTTACTTCAATTCGTGGTCACAATTAGATAataccacagattatataatctgtgatagtattatcttaaatcgtgtataCGACCGACGATCAGACGTGACGACTGACGACTGACGAGTGCCGACTATGCTCATTATGCTGAAACAgcgaaaactttaaaaaaagaatatataattataataatatattcaatatacctattgtaaattATCATTTGAAATAGTAACgtcaatatttgttaattagacataaagtaaaaacttattctattaaaaatgtctgacgatgaaatggaaaaatttgaaattactgATTTTGATTTGGACAATGAATTTAATATGAACAGACCCCAAAGACGACTAACTAAAAATCAAGCAATTTACGGTATAATATCCTATTAATTATCTacagttataactaataagaaacaataaatatctagctataattaaatatttaatttagtaaatgattaatgtaaataaacatttctttaaaatgattatttatgttgaatatgtattataaattataatattatatccattaaatttgcaaattacCTACTCTGATATAGAATCTAAAACTTTGCTTGCTCAATTCTGATGAAAAAAAACGCACTGGGGTGCTTGCTGTATCATCGGTGTGGCTTAATGGTTTATTATCCTAGTGTGAAATAATATAGGGAAAATTTTTTACCAGTTTAGGCTGAAACATtgcgtattaaattttttatggtgAACCAAggatagtaaattattatgacctgttatttattgtgtattatttaaaggttatttattttcattataatctaaaatgatattataagtacctacttaggaTACtggaggtacctacctatttaatttgtttttagaacttTAACTATGGTTAGTTAATAAAATGAGTTTTGTGGGTAAACCAATTTTTCAGTAATTTcacattaattgtaaaaaaacattgGTTCATCCCAAGgtaattttatgtaggtaactTACAACTCGTTTTGTATCATGTTGATTAATGTTTCTTTACAtaaatgaacataaaaaaaaaatatagcaattatatatattataattaatatggcagggataatattatattatagttttgatcacttatgaacaaaaatttaaCAGTAGAAACtaatgtttgtaaaattaaaaaactcaaaatattgttataaatacagTGAAATCTCCCCTAACGAACCCAATAGCGATTACCTAATAGCAGACCTTTTCTTGGGAACCAACTACAAACTTTCCACAATCTGAACCCTCTGAATAGCAGACACCTTCAAATAATGGACACATTTTCAGCGACCGAGAGTATCCggtatttataagtacctactagaagacaaatacataaataattgttcaataaaattatacgatatacttatataaaaactgcattgtttctaatattatttaggtatattatgtataatttttatgtatacaatttttttaaactaaaatttaaaaaaagtgttgtAAAATTACAGTATTTCACAGATAAATACCTGTAAACcccatacaaattatttttgtattaaattatatatttattttttaggaatttgggCCGATGAAGAAGGTAATGATAGTGATGATGAACCTTCAGGTTTTGGGGGCCGTAGAAACAAAgataagaaatataaacaaaactacACTGCTCCCGTTTCATTTGTTGCTGGAGGAGTTCAACAGGCTGGCAaagataaaaaagaaattaaaactgAAGAAAAAAAAGGCAACGAGTTGCACAATTTGGAAGATAATATTTCTGCATCTAGGTTTGATAGATAAACATTAAGTTTATATtcctgtataattaatatttttattaacatattattacagtgaTGAAGAAAAACCAGCATTTAGTTTTGATATTGATCAAGAAGTGGCAGGTTTACGAAAGAAACGAGCTCAAGTAAACTCAAGACTAATAGACAAAGGATTAGGAGATTGGGAAAAACATACAAAAGGAATTGGCGCAAAACTGTTGCTCggagtaatttataaatattttatgtataaatcaaaatttaatttatcatttcatattttatagatggGTTACCAACCAGGTCAAGGTTTAGGAAAAAAACTTCAAGGTATTCTGGCTCCAATTGAAGCAAATTTAAGAAAAGGAAGAGGAGCGATtggtaataaatacttaaaaattaatatatgtattttaagccAACAGTCAATCATCTTATTTTTAGGTGCATACGGTCCGGAGTCTAAAACTAAACcaatgaaaatagaaaaaataacagaaaaatcAAAAGATAACAAAGTTCTTGTAAGTGGTTGGAGAAAAGCACGTAAAGCCGAAaaacttcaatataattataaaaccgcTGAGGAAGTAATTGAAGAAAGCAAACAACCAGGACAAAGAAAACGAGAATTCAAGTACAATTAATGTTCTATTAAGTCaacctaattatatatttatatatattgatattaagtataattttattgacaaatcataataggtacatcgtatgttatacaattataaaatttattttcatttttcagtgAACTAAGTAGAGTAAAAGTAATTGATATGACTGGTCCAGAACAAAGAATTTTATCTGGATATCATGCTATATCCGGCGTTAAAAAGCCAATAGATCAGTGGGAAATtcgaaaagataaaaaatactcAAATTTTGATCTACCTGAATTATTACACAATCTCAATCTATTAGTTGAAATTGCTGAACaagtatataaaatttcatCATTTCATACGAtggtttatttgattttaatataatagaaacatttaattttggtattattatagaatattgtaaCTAATAATCAAGAACTTTGTAATTCGGAGGATCGGCTTATTGTCATTGAacaagaatctaaaaaattaggagaaaatataaatgaaaaaagtaaTTCAATTGAATCTCttgaaaaaatgataattatcatGGAATCTATAAatgatgcattaaaaaaaaaaaaatttggatagTAGCCGAGCTATACAACTTTGCACAGAAATGAAAGTATGTTATgcaaatattatctttaagatGATGCTTAGTTGAGTCTTTTACTGTTTAGGAAAATTACTACCCAGATTATCGGTTGAATGGTGGATCAGTTTTCGCTTTATCAATTTCTCAAATATTGATTAAAGAAATGCTATCTACATGGGACCCATTACAAGATCCAACTATGCCCTTCAAAGAACTCAATAAATGGAAagaattattaactttaaatgagCCATGTGCTGTTGGTTTTCAGTCAAGTGATGaatttcaaacattaatttGGCAAGAATGGGTACCTCAAGTTCAAAAAGCATgcaggtaattataatattggttaaaaaataaataatttttttctcaatattctaaactgattaatgattatatcaGGGGTCACCAAATAATGGcccgcattacatttttatttttatttaaagttttattttttaatgttttctttCCATCCTTTTTTGATTAACATTTACATTCAACTTGTATGGCCCCCAAAAACTTCTTGAATTCCTAAAGTAGCcctctaaaaatgttaattggTAATCTTACCATTATATTAAAGTCAAAGTTATCTTCTATGATTTATGTCATGTGATGGtttctgaattttttatttaggcaATGGAATTGTAGAGATTGTAACAGTATGATGAAACTTATTGAACAATCATCTGAATTGATACCATCTGACATAATTAATCATGTTcttgaaaatatgattttaccacAAATACAGTTAGGAGTAGAACAATGGGATCCATTGACTGATCTTGTACCAATCCATTTGTGGATTCACCCTTGGCTGCCATATTTAAGTGAGTCAAGTTCAATATTGATGATTAACTAAATTAAGATTATCAAAGAATtaattgttaacataaataggTAAACATTTCGAAACAATTGTTTATCCTACGCTGAGACAAAAATTAAGTGTAGCATTAAATGCCTGGCATCCATCTGACAACTCTGCTAAGTTGATGCTTCAACCATGGTTAAAGGTTTTCCAGCAAGGCTACATGGACgcttttctaattaaaaatattgttcctaAATTACAAGCTGCTCTGCATACTTTTGTTATCAACCCACATCATCAACAATTgggtaacttttataattttaaaaataatcatagggatataaaaattttaaaaaatatttatttttatttagacaaTTGGAATTGGGTAAATGCATGGTCAGATGTATTACCATTACCCACATTAGTGGAATTGTTAgaccaacatttttttccaaattggCTTAAAACCCTTACTATGTGGATAAATATGAATCCCAACCATGAACAAATAAGTAACTGGTATACAGGATGGAAGTCTTTAATGCCTGCTGTTATTGTTGAACATCCAACTATTAAAGGGAGGTTTCATTCTGCTTTAGATATAATGAGCCGAGCAGTTGGAGGACCTTCTATGCCACAACCACCTCCACCACCTACAATTcacgtaaatagtttatattattagataggcaaacatcaaaaaattatttagttattacttatcatctatataattttgagaattttgatttgtgttttacattatttatttttagggtgGTCTAGCTGAAGCTGTACGTACTGCATCACAAATGCCGCATGGCTTTAAAGAATTAGTACAAAAGCGTTGCGAGGAACGAGGTATTTTATGGATGCCTATTTCTGGTCGTTTTAGAGAATCTAAACAAGTATATAGATGTGGAGCAAGGCTTCAAGCATTTATTGACCGTGGAGTTTTATTTGTTTGCCAAGATGGAATAAATTTTGCTCCTATGTCTGTACAATCCATGTTAGAACTatgcgaataaaatattattaatattattgtttatattaatgataatttactgaaaaaatgatatattggtAATTAAGttgataagtataaaatgtgaaattatttaaagtaaattttttaaaaaaaaaattttagatttaacattgattttctatttttaaaatgcattttttaattgcCTGTGGCCGGTGGCTGCCTCCATCCCTCTcacgatttattttttcatttatttatatacacttttaaaatattgaccACCTGGTGTCATCTGAATTAACATTGTTTAATgaacttataattatagttaatcatTTGTTGGATTTATAATACTAGTGGTTATAGACTGCAATCttcattgaggaggtcaaaatttaaaactcccagtagttttcataaGCGcccagaaaaacaaaatattttctagaaaatcaattttggttttttgtgtaactatttaaaaaatttcactatttgaaatttttactcAATTCAATGGCGTCGACAAGGCTGCCTGCATGCCCCCCTCTCATTTAGataatacctaatttgtataattgtgtagcattttattgcatttatttgcattttatatagcAGTCTAGGACTAAAAATTGATAAGGTGAcacaaaattgtacattttttttacgttctgatataaaaaacaaaatttatagtaagtgtattattttttcgatgACTTTTAATTTGTTAGAATTAGACTAAcctatgaggaatcttgcataacattttaaaatcttcgatataaaataaaaatattcatgaatttctattttctaactcaaactaatttgcaaattgttgttaattttatgaattttatcaaaattctaacttcagacgcttataaaaaactattgagGATTTACGCTCAACCTTTTTTGTTATTTCCACATCAGCAGTTTACGGGGAACcttgtatttcattttcaaaatgtttgagCAAATGTAAATTTCTTTAACGAcattaatttcaaaactattaataatcGAAAatgttaaatgcatataaatatatattttttgtttttcctggcgattttaaaaactactgggaacTTTAAAACCATTTAGCTACCAGTCGGTTTGTGTTATCCGTTTTGTCCTGTactaaaatgtgtatattgttgacaataatattgaacacttcaataatgtacctatttagcCTAGACAATACTACGCCGAGCAACGTATGCGTTTGCACGAAGTATTAcatgtaacaactaacaatataGATACAGTGTCCTGTAAGGATATACCCATTAGTCATAGAGGGGGACTCGCTGCCCAGactaaaaatttgaattcaatgatatagtattTCTAATTGTATTCGATtattcgaaaaacgattctgaattaAGACCTCGGTCTGTCAGCctctaatattactaattatatttgataacatGTTACATTACTGTGattaaagtaggtaatttattttactattattcatTAGACATTATAGTCCAACagtaggtaaaattaatttttgccaaaaaaaaaaatattattttaaaatgtcattgcaatatactctaaaagtttcatatacccATGAaccgtatttatattaattacaaaaaaagataaGGATTAAGGAGGTTTGCCCCCCACaagttttatatacaattatacaaatttatgaagtacttaactatttataattatactagtaGATCCTCTAACaagatatgtaggtactttaaaatttaaaatttattctgGTAAGTGGTAAATATCAACAAGTTAATTCTATAATTGCTTTATTTGATAAACTTTTAGAAAAGTATTATAACAAAGGTCATACGGTGTATATGGACAGATTTTATACAAGCCTAGCAATTATAAAAGCTCTccgtgaaaaaaatacaaatggaGTAGGTATACGGTGATGTCGAATCATAAAGGAGTAGTAAATCAAAAATTACTAAAAGGAGAAAGTACATATGCGAAAAAATACGTCCTTTGCGTGTATAAAATGGAGGGATACAAAAGATACGTAGGTATTGaagttaatatgttattaacaaCTCATTCTGCGGATGTGAAACAAGTCACAGTAGATCTAAAACTGGTGAACTTCTGAagtttaaggggattcgataccgtgattttctgttttcgtctaacacacgcgtgacatagtattttcgacgtgttttttgccaaacataccaattgatctaatgaagcgataagaatattctgaaaacagattttaattcgtcatcaagtctacttgaaatcgattttcccacattttttgatatcatctcccaaattctaaaaaaagtcatataaaaaaaaagagta
This is a stretch of genomic DNA from Acyrthosiphon pisum isolate AL4f chromosome A3, pea_aphid_22Mar2018_4r6ur, whole genome shotgun sequence. It encodes these proteins:
- the Tomm7 gene encoding translocase of outer mitochondrial membrane 7 homolog is translated as MGLLKPGIKSRMESVTEFVKTSYHIAFIPFVIYMGFQKGPEVGGPAFGLLSLLWQ
- the LOC100161374 gene encoding tuftelin-interacting protein 11; this encodes MSDDEMEKFEITDFDLDNEFNMNRPQRRLTKNQAIYGIWADEEGNDSDDEPSGFGGRRNKDKKYKQNYTAPVSFVAGGVQQAGKDKKEIKTEEKKGNELHNLEDNISASSDEEKPAFSFDIDQEVAGLRKKRAQVNSRLIDKGLGDWEKHTKGIGAKLLLGMGYQPGQGLGKKLQGILAPIEANLRKGRGAIGAYGPESKTKPMKIEKITEKSKDNKVLVSGWRKARKAEKLQYNYKTAEEVIEESKQPGQRKREFNELSRVKVIDMTGPEQRILSGYHAISGVKKPIDQWEIRKDKKYSNFDLPELLHNLNLLVEIAEQNIVTNNQELCNSEDRLIVIEQESKKLGENINEKSNSIESLEKMIIIMESINDALKKKKFENYYPDYRLNGGSVFALSISQILIKEMLSTWDPLQDPTMPFKELNKWKELLTLNEPCAVGFQSSDEFQTLIWQEWVPQVQKACRQWNCRDCNSMMKLIEQSSELIPSDIINHVLENMILPQIQLGVEQWDPLTDLVPIHLWIHPWLPYLSKHFETIVYPTLRQKLSVALNAWHPSDNSAKLMLQPWLKVFQQGYMDAFLIKNIVPKLQAALHTFVINPHHQQLDNWNWVNAWSDVLPLPTLVELLDQHFFPNWLKTLTMWINMNPNHEQISNWYTGWKSLMPAVIVEHPTIKGRFHSALDIMSRAVGGPSMPQPPPPPTIHGGLAEAVRTASQMPHGFKELVQKRCEERGILWMPISGRFRESKQVYRCGARLQAFIDRGVLFVCQDGINFAPMSVQSMLELCE